CTACCAGTGTTCTCGCCCTGATCGAACGAATCCCGGACGGCCGTAACTGCCCTGCCGAGTGGGAAGAGCTGGCGCAGCTGGAGTCCGGGGATAGTTGGCTTTCGGCTTTACGCTCACAGCCGGCGACGCCCGCCCAGGTATTGGACACAGGACAAGCGCAAAACGCCTTGATTGCCTCGAGCCAGGGTGCGGCTCTGGATGTGAATGGTTGCCGCGAGGCGCTGGTGGCGCTCAAACGCTTCACCGAGCGCTGGCGAGAACTCGGGCAGGAGTACTAGCGGCTTTCGCTGCCTCCAGACCGGCGCGCATGATATGCAAAATACTGTTAGACTAGCGTCTGAATGCAGTCAGGAGTAAGCATGTCCTCTGATTTATACGAAATCATTGAGCTCTCAACCGGTGAAATCGCATTGCGGCGGGCAGCGGAAGAGGGTGAGCCGCTGGTGGTGATTAAGTTCTCCGAGGAGTCCTTGTATTTCTTGAAGGATGCTAAGTACGAAGTTGCCAAGGCCATGATTGAAGCCGGTATGGAAGCCGCCGGTGAGGCAGCTATAGCGTCCGGCATAGAGCCTGACGGTGGCGATATCACCCGCGATCAAACCAAAACACTGCATTGATCTCAAGGGGCTGATGGTGACACGGCTGGCCAGCCGCAATGGCCGGCATTAAAACCACCCAAGCCTTAATTAATCCCGGGATTCGCGATCCCAGTTCGTGCGGCTTACCTTTCAATATTGCCCTGACAGGGTTTTTAACCGTGTTCTAGTGCAAGTTGCCTTTTACCAGGAGCGCCCTGCAATTCCCAATGCTTGCGGCTTGCTCCATTTCCGCCGTAATGGCCGATTCAGCGTTGATTTCAGCAACCACCGTATGGCTGTTCCCTGCGGCGAGAGCCTCCCAGGTCATCCACAGTGCACTTTCGGGCGAGTCGGCCCGGATTACCCTGATGCTGCGAGGGTTTAATCCTTGCTGTCGTAACCACGCCTGGCTGATGCTGCCGTGGCTGATGATGGTAAGCCAGCGCTGGTCATCTTCATTGCCCAGAAAGCGCAGCATGGGCAGTAATAGCGCCGATTGCTGGCTCCAGGGAATGATCAGCTCGGTGACCCGATGCTCTGGGGCATGGGGCTGGGTAAAGGCGTTGGGGGATTGTTGCAGCGCCAGATTCATCACAGTTTACCCCGGCGCATGACACCCACGCTCAAGCCTTCGATGGCAAATTCTTCCGATTTAAGGTCGACTTCAATGACCTCAAAGTCCGGGTTTTCCGGGTGCAGTCTCACGCTGGCACTGCCGCGCTTGTGCTCAAACCGTTTGACCGTCACATCATCGCCAATGCGCGCCACCACAATATCGCCATTGCGGGCGTTCTGTGTGCTGTGTACCGCTAACAGATCCCCATCGAGTATGCCGATGTCTTTCATACTCATCCCATGTACGCGCAGCAGGTAGTCGGCGCGGGGGCTGAAAAAATTGGCGGGCACTTCGCAATACTCTTCGATATTTTCTTCGGCCAGTATGGGGTTGCCCGCGGCCACCCGGCCCACCAGAGGCAGGCCGGTTTCTGACTCCGGTAACCGGATGCCCCGGGATGCGCCGGCCACCATCTCAATGGCACCTTTGCGCGCCAGCGCCTTCAGGTGTTCCTCCGCGGCATTGGCCGATCGGAAGCCCAGTTCTTGTGCGATCTCGGCACGGGTTGGCGGGTAGCCGGTTTCATCAATGCAGCGTTTGATCAGGTCGAGCACTTCCTGTTGACGGGCGGTGAGTTTGATCATCCGTAGCTCCTGAGGCTGGTCTGTTTATTTGTACAGTTGCTGTGATTATATACAGTAAAATTTATTCGGCAAGCAGTTGCGGGGAATAGCTATACTGAATTGGAAGGAAAAGAGAATAGTGCATTGATATATAAGGAGTTTTTATGTTTGATGCAAAAATGCCAGAAGCCTGGCGGGTGCTGCGAATTCAATCTGAACTGGTGGATGGGATAGAGCAGCTGATCAAAATCAAAGGTGCTGTGACCGTATTCGGCAGCGCCCGTACGCCGGAAGAACATCCCTATTATGCGGCGGCGGAAACCCTGGGTCGCCTGATGGCAGAAGCCGGGGTGCCGGTGATTACCGGTGGCGGACCCGGCATCATGGAGGCGGCCAATAAGGGCGCGAAGGACGCCGGCGGCGTCAGTATCGGGCTCAATATCACTTTACCCATGGAGCAGGCGCCCAATCCCTACCAGACCATCAGTCTGACTTTCCGGTATTTCTTTGTCCGCAAGCTCATGTTTGTCAAACACGCGGTCGGGTTTGTAATCATGCCGGGCGGTTTTGGTACCCTCGATGAGCTGTTCGAAGCTCTCACCCTGGTTCAGACCGGCAAAGTGGCCAGCTTTCCGATTGTGTTGGTGAATCGTGAATACTGGGCCGGGCTGGTGGACTGGTTAAAAAACCGGATGTTGGCCGATGGCAATATCAATCTGGAGGATATGGCGCTGGTGCAGGTGGTCGATACGCCGGAACAGGCCGCCGATATTATCAAAGCCCACCTGGTGGCACGCAATGCGGGGTCCAGTTAAGGGGGTGTTTCAGGCATCGTCAAAGCCCTCGAACGTATCGCCCTCTAGCAGGTCGATGACGCTGTCGGGATCAAACGGTGTGGTGGAATCATTATCTGGCGCGTTGGGTAGGGTTGCGGTGTCACCAAAGCCCGCCATCGCATCTTCGGGCTCTGCGGCGTATTGCAGCGCCAGTGCCTGCCAGTTTTCTGCATCCAGCTCGTCGAGGTCGCCATCAACGTACTGGATGGCGATGCTGGCGGTATGCTCGTCGATCGCCACAATCTCAAAATGCTGACCGGTTTCGACGTTCAGATACCATTGTCCGGTGCGCGCCAGTATTTTCATCATTGCCACCTCCTCAAACACTATACGCCCACCGGTGATTTTTTACACAATGGGTATCCTTGACAGAAAATTAATGTAAACGTATGTTCGAAAGCTTATATTGACTGCCACGCCTGAACATTCAAGAGACTGTCCATGTCACAACCCGATACCGTAGCCCGCATTCTCGATGCAGCCGAAGCGCTGTTTGCCGAGCGGGGTTTTGCGGAAACATCACTCAGAACCATTACCAGCACCGCCGGTGTCAATCTGGCTGCGGTTAACTACCACTTTGGGTCGAAAAAAGAACTGATTCAGGCGGTTTTCGCCCGCTTTCTCACGCCATTCTGCCAGGAGCTTGAGCGTTCATTGGTCAAGCTGGTTGACCGCAAGGGAACCGAGCTGTCGCCGGAAGATTTGCTCGAATGCCTGTTTTCCACCATATGTGACGGTTCGGAGGAGGGCAGTTATGCCGCCCAGCGCTTTATGCGGTTGTTGGGGCTCGCCTATGCCCAGTCGCAAGGCCATATCCGGCGGTTTATCATTGCCCGTTATGGCGAGCACTATCAGCGATTCACCGGCTTGCTGAAAAAAGCGGCGCCTGAAATCGACCCGGTGACTTTTTACTGGCGATTGTATTTCATGCTGGGGGCCACCATTTTTACCTTGTCGAGTTTTGATTCCATCAGTGGCATCCTGAAAGAAGATTTTGGTCAGGACAGTACCGTACTCGGCACAACCCAAATGATGGTGCCGGCACTGGCCGGTATGTTTACCGTAAAATAATTCAGTATAAGAGATCATTTCATGACGGTTGGTGTTGTCATGCTCGACGTGGCGGGCCTTGCGCTTACGCCGTACGATAAAGCCCTGCTGAAAAATCCTCAGGTTGGCGGCTTGATCCTGTTTTCCCGCAATTACCGCGACCGTGAGCAGCTCATGGCGCTGGTTACCTCAATCCGTGCTTGCAGTCCGGACATTGTGATCGCTGTGGACCATGAGGGTGGGCGCGTGCAGCGGTTTCGCGACGGCTTTACCCGGATTCCCGCTATGCAAAGCTTTTTGCCCGCCTACCGGACGGCGCCGGCAGCGACACTTGCGCGAGTGCGCGATGTGGGCTGGCTGATGGCGAGTGAATTACTGGCGTGCGGGATCGATATCAGTTTCGCACCGGTGCTGGATGTGGATGACCATCACTGTCAGGTCATTGCCGATCGCGCGTTTTCGCCCGACCCCAGTGAGGT
This region of Simiduia agarivorans SA1 = DSM 21679 genomic DNA includes:
- a CDS encoding DUF6586 family protein; translation: MAASLNQQFAWCELLLAQWGADSLPWRQDALVQSLSWHLHIAYCALLRDMAGAARLPLTVAPTSVLALIERIPDGRNCPAEWEELAQLESGDSWLSALRSQPATPAQVLDTGQAQNALIASSQGAALDVNGCREALVALKRFTERWRELGQEY
- a CDS encoding cell division inhibitor SulA; its protein translation is MMNLALQQSPNAFTQPHAPEHRVTELIIPWSQQSALLLPMLRFLGNEDDQRWLTIISHGSISQAWLRQQGLNPRSIRVIRADSPESALWMTWEALAAGNSHTVVAEINAESAITAEMEQAASIGNCRALLVKGNLH
- the lexA gene encoding transcriptional repressor LexA, with product MIKLTARQQEVLDLIKRCIDETGYPPTRAEIAQELGFRSANAAEEHLKALARKGAIEMVAGASRGIRLPESETGLPLVGRVAAGNPILAEENIEEYCEVPANFFSPRADYLLRVHGMSMKDIGILDGDLLAVHSTQNARNGDIVVARIGDDVTVKRFEHKRGSASVRLHPENPDFEVIEVDLKSEEFAIEGLSVGVMRRGKL
- a CDS encoding TIGR00730 family Rossman fold protein, whose translation is MFDAKMPEAWRVLRIQSELVDGIEQLIKIKGAVTVFGSARTPEEHPYYAAAETLGRLMAEAGVPVITGGGPGIMEAANKGAKDAGGVSIGLNITLPMEQAPNPYQTISLTFRYFFVRKLMFVKHAVGFVIMPGGFGTLDELFEALTLVQTGKVASFPIVLVNREYWAGLVDWLKNRMLADGNINLEDMALVQVVDTPEQAADIIKAHLVARNAGSS
- a CDS encoding DUF6763 family protein; translated protein: MMKILARTGQWYLNVETGQHFEIVAIDEHTASIAIQYVDGDLDELDAENWQALALQYAAEPEDAMAGFGDTATLPNAPDNDSTTPFDPDSVIDLLEGDTFEGFDDA
- a CDS encoding TetR/AcrR family transcriptional regulator, with protein sequence MSQPDTVARILDAAEALFAERGFAETSLRTITSTAGVNLAAVNYHFGSKKELIQAVFARFLTPFCQELERSLVKLVDRKGTELSPEDLLECLFSTICDGSEEGSYAAQRFMRLLGLAYAQSQGHIRRFIIARYGEHYQRFTGLLKKAAPEIDPVTFYWRLYFMLGATIFTLSSFDSISGILKEDFGQDSTVLGTTQMMVPALAGMFTVK